In the Numida meleagris isolate 19003 breed g44 Domestic line chromosome 5, NumMel1.0, whole genome shotgun sequence genome, one interval contains:
- the NANOS1 gene encoding nanos homolog 1, translating to MEAFPGGKLEPHRHLPPVERLPGSRYGGRSHSACGNVFNSWNDYLGLATLITKAVRPGKGFGAEPPAVVVAAAEEEEEEEEEEEEAAGPYFGGALDLHELELCGHHHHHHHGEGLLEERFADFSPFPGRGGPAAVLFDCSGEHAGRDGSAHAWGAGVVVAGRLPAHPRAAGRLLKPELQVCVFCRNNKEAVALYTTHILKGPDGRVLCPVLRRYTCPLCGASGDNAHTIKYCPLSKMQAAKQLRHARTALGKKAR from the coding sequence ATGGAGGCCTTCCCCGGCGGCAAGCTGGAGCCGCACCGGCACCTCCCGCCCGTAGAGCGCCTGCCGGGCTCCCGCTACGGCGGCCGGAGCCACAGCGCCTGCGGGAACGTCTTCAACTCGTGGAACGATTACCTGGGGCTGGCCACGCTCATCACCAAGGCCGTGCGCCCCGGCAAGGGCTTCGGCGCCGAGCCGCCCGCCGTGGTGGTGGCGGCggccgaggaggaggaggaagaagaagaggaggaggaagaggcgGCGGGGCCGTACTTCGGGGGCGCGCTGGACTTGCACGAGCTGGAGCTGTGCgggcaccaccaccaccaccaccacggcgaggggctgctggaggagcgCTTCGCCGACTTCAGCCCCTTCCCCGGGCGCGGCGGCCCCGCCGCGGTGCTCTTCGACTGCTCGGGGGAGCACGCGGGCCGGGACGGCTCGGCTCACGCGTGGGGCGCGGGCGTGGTGGTAGCGGGCCGGCTGCCTGCGCACCCGCGGGCCGCGGGGCGCCTGCTGAAGCCCGAGCTGCAGGTGTGCGTCTTCTGCCGGAACAACAAGGAGGCGGTGGCCCTGTACACCACGCACATCTTGAAGGGACCCGACGGCCGCGTGCTGTGCCCGGTGCTGCGCCGCTACACCTGTCCCCTGTGCGGCGCCAGCGGGGACAATGCCCACACCATCAAGTACTGCCCGCTGTCCAAAATGCAGGCGGCCAAACAGCTCCGGCACGCCCGGACCGCGCTGGGCAAGAAGGCCCGCTAG